From Cardiocondyla obscurior isolate alpha-2009 linkage group LG09, Cobs3.1, whole genome shotgun sequence, one genomic window encodes:
- the LOC139105848 gene encoding tRNA (guanine(10)-N(2))-methyltransferase homolog → MLKMSGQQLKKYLFWFAHEHVDFRLAEMESIFDMFNINLCATTRLKEHPYWIVTLPDENAVHQIASRAISLRFCLELWAQEKQSKDLHNSLKAYSIKNSEILAKDKKKSFKIVVETFCKHFSQREKINKIESFSYLPLEGPVKLKNPDISLCYIEYYGLDPNDIPEHPYEYFFGRWIADGQRELIQKLSLKTRKFIGNTSMDPQLSLIMANQAKIRNGDLIFDPFVGTGSLLIAASQFGGYTFGTDIDFLMLHGRTRPTRITQKTREKDEGVAANMRQYGMSSHYLDVVVADFSYPLWRTDLRIDAIVTDPPYGIREATERIGTMKINPVIEQHQATSHIPSKILYGLNQIYKDLLCFSAKHLKLQGRLVCWYPLFRDQYTEDQLPVHSCLELVANSEQILSNYTSRRLLTYKKVKEPEATDESVIMNLTDFREKYFALREETRKEKRTRKAAERAKRREDWERSNKEITER, encoded by the exons atgttaaaaatgagCGGCCaacaattgaaaaaatatctcttttgGTTCGCTCACGAGCACGTTGACTTTCGGTTGGCT gaaATGGAATCTATATTTGATATGTTTAACATTAATCTGTGTGCAACTACAAGGCTTAAGGAACAT cctTATTGGATTGTGACTTTACCTGATGAAAATGCAGTGCATCAAATTGCTAGTAGAGCAATTTCATTGCGTTTCTGTTTGGAGCTTTGGGCACAAGAGAAACAAAGCAAAGACTTGCACAATTCTCTAAAAGCTtactcaattaaaaattcagagATTTTGGCcaaagataagaaaaagtCATTCAAGATTGTAGTAGAAACTTTTTGCAAACACTTCTCCCAAcgtgagaaaataaataaaattgaa TCTTTTAGTTATCTACCTCTTGAAGGGccagttaaattaaaaaatccagATATTAGTCTATGTTATATAGAATATTATGGACTTGATCCAAATGACATTCCTGAACATCCCTATGAATATTTCTTTGGAAGATGG attGCAGATGGCCAGCGAGAATTGATTCAAAAGTTGTCACTAAAAACTAGGAAATTTATAGGAAATACTTCAATGGATCCCCAACTGTCATTGATAATGGCAAACCAAGCGAAAATTAGAAATGGAGACTTAATTTTCGATCCGTTTGTGGGAACAGGGTCCTTGTTAATTGCCGCATCACAATTTGGAGGATATACATTTGGAACAgacattgattttttaatgcttCACGGTCGCACGAGGCCTACACGGATTACgcaaaaa acgagagaaaaagacgaaGGTGTCGCGGCCAATATGCGTCAATATGGAATGAGTTCTCATTATCTCGATGTCGTAGTAGCAGATTTTTCATATCCACTGTGGCGGACAGATTTGCGAATAGATGCTATCGTAACAGATC ctCCTTATGGTATAAGGGAAGCTACAGAGCGTATAGGTACTATGAAAATAAATCCGGTAATAGAGCAACATCAAGCTACCTCTCACATTCCTTCAAAGATTCTTTATGGCCTGaatcaaatatataaagatttgTTATGTTTTTCTGCGAAACATCTAAAACTTCAAGGCAGACTAGTTTGTTGGTATCCATTGTTTAG AGATCAATATACAGAGGACCAATTACCAGTGCATTCTTGTTTAGAACTGGTGGCTAATTCCGAACAAATATTGAGCAACTATACTAGCAGGAGATTATTAACTtacaaaaaagttaaagaGCCAGAG GCAACTGACGAAAGCGTTATTATGAACTTGACTGATTTTCGTGAGAAGTATTTCGCATTACGCGAAGAAACAAGGAAGGAAAAACGAACGAGAAAAGCTGCAGAAAGAGCAAAAAGGCGAGAAGATTGGGAACGTAGCaataaagaaattactgaaAGATGA
- the Ref1 gene encoding THO complex subunit 4, with protein sequence MKMVDKIEMSLDDIIKQTKGSRARGVGGGGSGGSRRGRGAGSSPRRGTRRAPRAGGGVMRGRNRGGIARSSLPYTRGDVNSAWKHDMFDGVKKVGRGAIGNAGTTKLLVSNLDFGVSDSDIQELFSEFGPLKSAAVHYDRSGRSLGSADVIFERRADAIKAMKQYHGVPLDGREMNIQVATSELPVTSVRSGPRLSGVNYTQRPQTRFRGNRGTGPVRGRGSGRRGGRGGTRQATKTPTAEELDAELEAYVKEVK encoded by the exons ATGAAGATGGTGGATAAGATTGAAATGAGCCTGGATGATATTATCAAACAGACTAAAGGGTCTAGGGCGCGTGGAgttggcggcggcggcagtgGCGGTAGCAGACGCGGCAGAGGCGCCGGCAGTTCACCTCGTCGAGGAACACGTAGAGCACCGAGAGCCGGCGGTGGCGTCATGCGAGGTCGCAATCGCGGTGGTATTGCACGCAGTTCTCTGCCATACACAAGG ggTGATGTAAACAGTGCTTGGAAACATGACATGTTTGATGGTGTAAAAAAGGTTGGTCGTGGTGCGATAGGCAATGCAGGAACAACCAAACTTTTGGTATCAAATCTTGATTTTGGCGTATCAGATTCAGACATACAg gaATTATTCAGTGAATTTGGACCTTTAAAATCAGCGGCAGTACATTATGATAGATCCGGCCGCTCTCTAGGCTCTGCTGATGTTATATTTGAAAGACGAGCAGATGCTATTAAAGCGATGAAACAATATCATGGAGTACCATTAGATG GTCGTGAAATGAATATACAAGTAGCTACTTCTGAACTACCAGTTACTTCTGTTCGTAGTGGTCCTAGACTTAGTGGTGTTAATTATACACAAAGACCTCAGACACGTTTCAGGGGAAATCGTGGCACAGGACCTGTTAgag gTCGCGGAAGTGGTCGACGTGGAGGTAGAGGGGGTACTCGACAAGCGACAAAAACACCTACAGCTGAAGAGTTAGATGCAGAACTAGAAGCTTACGTGAAGGAAGTCAAGTAA
- the LOC139105847 gene encoding mitochondrial intermediate peptidase isoform X1 translates to MLRIIQKQILQNVSSRKLNTWSPLATAFNSTINDDNHSVHAIKKETGLFGIPELKTEDGFDILKNRALADVDVLIEEATSKDRKRKMVEIFDELSNTLCKVADMAEFIRIAHPDERYVRAAEDACITISGVVEKLNTHRELYDSLKRVTSNRDTQVTSDIDDHVAKLFLFDFEQCGIHLPEKERRKVVELNDYILQVGQRFMAGAVTPRTVDANVLSDVIRQYFVTENGQILVQGFYIDSSNTAVREAAYKLFLFPDKEQEYLLHELLHSRHLLAEYCGFASYAHSLLLYRAVKGSTVKSPDVVNEFLDILNDNLQPKAAQDFQEMQKMKNAESRIKQELMPWDTPYFMAKAKKAWLNISSAELAPYFSLGACMEGLNFLTQSLYRVKLESVPVLSGEVWANNVHKLAVIDEEEGTLGYIYCDFYERTGKPNQDCHFTIQGGKQLSDGSYQIPIVVLVLSLPHPRWSNPCLLSPASVDNLFHEMGHALHSMLGRTKYQHVTGTRCSTDFAEVPSVLMEYFASDPRVVSKFAKHFQTRESIPENLLHKLCASKNIFYASELQNQVFYSKLDQVYHSGKLAKSTTEILEDVQKKYYGLPYVKNTAWQLRFSHLVGYGAKYYSYLISRAIAAWIWQSYFHNDPFCRSSGIRYRKECLAHGGGKPASLLVSDFLNKEANAVTFAKSLINEVDMKNMRVQR, encoded by the exons ATGTTACGAATAATTCagaaacaaattttgcaaaacgtaTCGAGCAGAAAGTTAAACACATGGTCGCCCCTTGCTACAGCATTTAATTCTACTATTAACGATGATAATCATTCGGTGCATGCAATCAAGAAAGAAACG GGGTTGTTCGGTATTCCGGAGCTAAAAACTGAGGATGGCTttgacatattaaaaaatcgtgCATTGGCAGATGTGGACGTTCTAATTGAGGAAGCAACGAGcaaagacagaaaacgaaaaatggTGGAGATATTCGATGAATTATCTAACACGTTATGTAAAGTAGCAGACATGGCAGAATTTATTAGAATTGCTCATCCTGACGAACGATACGTTCGAGCTGCTGAAGATGCTTGTATAACAATTAGCGGTGTAGTTGAAAA GTTGAATACACATCGCGAGCTGTATGATTCGTTAAAGAGAGTGACAAGTAACAGAGATACTCAAGTGACATCTGATATAGATGACCATGTAGCTAAATTATTCTTGTTTGATTTTGAACAATGTGGCATACATTTgccagagaaagaaagaagaaaagtagTTGAACTTAACGATTATATCCTACaa GTAGGTCAAAGGTTTATGGCTGGTGCAGTTACTCCAAGGACAGTCGACGCCAATGTGTTATCAGACGTTATCAGGCAGTA TTTTGTAACGGAGAATGGTCAGATATTAGTACAAGGATTTTACATAGATTCTTCTAATACCGCTGTTCGCGAAGCAGCgtacaaattgtttttgttCCCGGATAAGGAGCAAGAATATTTGTTGCACGAACTTTTACACTCACGGCATTTGCTGGCAGAATATTGTGGATTTGCATCGTATGCACACAg cttGTTATTATATAGAGCTGTAAAAGGGAGTACAGTGAAATCGCCAGACGTAGTAAACGAATTTCTTGATATCTTAAACGATAATTTGCAGCCTAAAGCGGCGCAAGATTTTCAAGAAATGCAAAAGATGAAAAATGCTGAATCGCGCATAAAACAA gaatTGATGCCATGGGATACCCCCTATTTTATGGCGAAAGCAAAAAAAGCTTGGTTAAACATTTCTTCTGCTGAACTTGCTccatatttttctctcggtgCTTGTATGGAAGGTTTAAACTTCCTTACACAGTCATTGTACAGAGTTAAACTCGAATCTGTTCCAGTATTATCTGGAGAAGTGTGGGCGAATAACGTTCACAAGTTAGCTGTAATAGATGAGGAAGAAGGAACCTTAGGTTACATCTACTGTGATTTCTACGAAAGGACAGGAAAACCTAATCAAGACTGCCACTTTACGATCCAAGGTGGAAAACAACTTTCAGATGGCTCTTATCAA ATTCCCATAGTTGTACTGGTGTTATCATTGCCGCATCCACGTTGGTCAAACCCCTGTTTATTAAGTCCGGCATCTGTGGACAATTTGTTTCATGAAATGGGACATGCGTTACATTCTATGCTCGGTCGAACAAAGTATCAACATGTTACTGGTACGAGATGCAGCACAGATTTCGCAGAAGTTCCAAGCGTGTTAATGGAATATTTCGCAAGTGATCCTAgg gTTGTATCAAAGTTTGCCAAGCATTTTCAAACTCGAGAATCGATTccagaaaatttattacacaaatTATGTGCCtcgaaaaacatattttatgcCTCCGAATTGCAGAATCAGGTATTCTATAGTAAGTTAGATCAAGTATATCACAGTGGTAAATTAGCAAAATCCACTACTGAGATTTTAGAAGAtgtacaaaagaaatattacggTCTTCCATATGTGAAAAATACG GCATGGCAATTGAGATTCTCTCATTTAGTTGGGTATGGTGCAAAATATTACTCTTATTTAATATCTCGTGCAATTGCCGCCTGGATTTGGCAAAGCTATTTTCACAACGATCCGTTCTGTCGGTCATCGGGCATTCGTTATCGAAAAGAATGCTTAGCGCACGGGGGTGGTAAACCGGCTTCACTGTTAGTGTCTGATTTTCTAAATAAGGAAGCTAACGCTGTTACATTTGCCAAATCGTTAATCAACGAAGTTGATATGAAAAATATGCGTGtgcaaagataa
- the Cul4 gene encoding cullin-4B has protein sequence MTDTATAAAAATDTQKRANFSALTVGNPNGVNKISPSLTNAKPGSAKKLVIKNFKDKPKLPDNYQEQTWEKLQEAVVAIQTSKSIRYSLEELYQAVENMCNHKMASTLYSNLAVLTESHVKANIEQFLGESMDRYIFLKKINECWQSHCRQMIMIRSIFLYLDRTYVLQNPSISSIWDMGLHLFRLHIVLNSLVQTRTVEGLLMLIEKERQGDTVDRTLLKSLLRMLSDLQIYQEAFETKFLVATDRLYSAEGLRLMNEHDVPEYLAHVDKRLQEENERLLHYLDTSTKWSLIHTVEKQLLSEHITSILQKGLSGLLDENRINDLSLLYNLYSRIKNGLVELCLNFNCYIKKKGKTIVIDPEKDKTMVQELLDFKDKMDNIVHTCFHKNEKFANSLKEAFEAFINQRANKPAELIAKFVDCKLRAGNKEATEEELERLLDKIMVLFRFIHGKDVFEAFYKKDLAKRLLVGKSASVDAEKSMLSKLKQECGGGFTSKLEGMFKDMELSKDINIAFKQYAGNLQSELVASNLDLTVSILTMGYWPTYPVMEVTLPMEMVQYQDVFNKFYLGKHSGRKLQWQPTLGHCVLKAWFNQGNKELQVSLFQALVLILFNDSDNLSLEDIRAATNIEDGELRRTLQSLACGKARVLQKNPRGRDVADNDRFIFNTEFTNKLFRIKINQIQMKETNEEQKATEERVYQDRQYQIDAAIVRIMKMRKTLTHNLLISELYNQLKFPVKPADLKKRIESLIDRDYMERDKDNSNQYNYVA, from the exons ATGACGGATACGGCgaccgccgccgctgccgcgaCCGACACGCAAAAGCGGGCCAACTTTTCGGCGTTGACAGTCGGCAATCCGAACGGCGTCAACAAAATCTCGCCGAGCCTGACGAACGCGAAGCCGGGCTCTGCGAAGAAGCTCGTGATCAAGAACTTTAAAG ATAAACCTAAACTACCAGATAACTATCAAGAACAAACATGGGAAAAGTTGCAGGAAGCTGTAGTTGCCATACAAACCAGCAAAAGCATTCGCTATTCTCTTGAAGAACTGTACCAGGCAGTTGAAAATATGTGTAATCACAAAATGGCATCAACACTCTATTCAAATTTAGCTGTTCTAACAGAATCTCATGTAAAAGCTAATATTGAACAATTTCTGGGAGAGTCTATggacagatatatatttttgaaaaaaataaacgaatgtTGGCAGTCACATTGCAGACAAATGATTATGATTAGGAGCATCTTTTTGTATCTTGACAGAACATATGTCTTACAAAACCCAAGCATTTCATCAATATG gGATATGGGATTGCATCTGTTCAGACTACACATTGTACTAAATAGTTTGGTACAAACGCGCACAGTTGAGGGTCTTCTCATGCTCATTGAAAAGGAACGACAAGGCGACACTGTAGATAGAACACTTCTTAAATCCTTATTAAGAATGCTGTCTGATCTACAAATCTATCAAGAAGCTTTCGAAACAAA GTTCCTGGTGGCCACAGATAGATTGTATTCTGCCGAGGGTCTGCGATTAATGAACGAGCACGATGTTCCTGAATATTTGGCTCATGTGGATAAACGTTTACAAGAAGAAAATGAACGATTGTTGCATTATCTCGACACGTCGACCAA atGGTCACTCATACATACTgtagaaaaacaattattgtCCGAACATATTACTAGTATTTTACAGAAAGGTTTAAGTGGATTGTTGGATGAAAATAGGATTAACGATTTATCGTTgctttacaatttatacagtcgaataaaaaatggcCTTGTGGaactttgtttaaattttaattgttatatcaAG AAAAAAGGCAAAACGATAGTTATAGATcctgaaaaagataaaacaatgGTACAGGAACTTTTAGATTTCAAAGATAAAATGGATAATATAGTTCATACATGCTttcataaaaatgaaaaatttgcaaatagcTTAAAAGAAGCTTTTGAAGCTTTTATTAATCAAAGAGCAAATAAACCAGCGGAATTAAtag CTAAATTTGTCGACTGCAAGTTGCGCGCAGGTAATAAAGAAGCGACGGAAGAGGAATTAGAACGattattagataaaattatggtACTCTTTCGGTTTATTCACGGAAAGGATGTTTTCGaagcattttataaaaaggatTTGGCTAAACGTTTGTTAGTGGGAAAATCGGCTTCTGTAGATGCTGAAAAGTCAATGTTATCTAAATTAAAGCAAGAATGTGGTGGTGGATTTACTAGTAAACTGGAAGGGATGTTCAAAGATATGGAACTTAGTAAAGATATCAATATCGCATTCAAacag TATGCAGGAAATTTGCAAAGCGAATTAGTGGCGAGTAATCTAGACCTAACTGTCTCTATACTTACTATGGGGTATTGGCCTACATATCCAGTAATGGAAGTCACTCTACCAATGGAGATGGTGCAGTATCAAGATgtatttaataagttttatttggGAAAACATAGCGGAAGAAAATTGCAGTGGCAACCGACTTTAGGACATTGTGTATTAAAAGCATGGTTCAATcag gGCAATAAAGAACTGCAAGTATCGCTGTTTCAAGCATTGGTTTTAATCTTATTCAACGACAGTGATAATCTCTCATTGGAAGATATCAGAGCTGCCACAAATATCGAAGATGGTGAATTGAGAAGAACGCTGCAGTCTTTAGCGTGTGGAAAGGCTCGTGTTCTTCAAAAAAATCCACGTGGCCGAGATGTCGCTGACAATGATAGATTTATATTCAATACGGAATTTACAAACAAGTTGTTcaggattaaaattaatcaaatccAAATGAAAGAAACG AACGAAGAACAAAAAGCAACAGAAGAAAGAGTATATCAAGACAGACAGTATCAGATAGATGCTGCTATTGTCAGAATTatgaaaatgagaaaaacttTAACCCATAATCTTCTCATCAGTGAGCTATATAATCAGTTGAAATTTCCTGTAAag cctgCAGATTTGAAAAAACGAATTGAATCTCTTATAGATAGAGACTATATGGAACGAGATAAGGACAATTCAAATCAATACAATTACGTTGCGTAA
- the LOC139105323 gene encoding colicin-A-like, translated as MGLIDCFESIQEKCLKTSTSYTPYTYLTVVKLLENRNCLWSKNKLRTDTSYSFIRVLIAPVRSNKSVVTEGIASVQNTVLYSYKKKSVDKTSNIAQKAAQEAKAASEAQNIAGQQAARQVKAQLAEKAVQAAKAAEVALSGKEAMVEQLQEEVKEAQLVVQEETFSLQQAQNDVNAAVQAVKQSQDQLKVLVNAVRTAKSNAANARTVASGAQRSLQEKEQMVKAAKRRVDALSNRLQSARQSLANTNRAAAKANAAAHEAKANAARNKRKLAHPRKMSMQRRI; from the exons ATGGGCTTGATTGATTGCTTTGAATCGATTCAG GAAAAATGTCTTAAAACTAGTACTTCATATACTCCATATACTTACTTGACAGTAGTTAAGCTGTTAGAGAATAGGAACTGTCTTTGGTCGAAGAATAAGTTGAGAACTGATACCAGTTACTCGTTCATCAGAGTTCTTATAGCCCCAGTCAGATCTAACAAATCTGTAGTCACGGAAGGGATTGCCAGCGTTCAAAATACCGTCCT ATACAGCTACAAA AAGAAATCAGTTGATAAAACAAGTAACATCGCGCAAAAAGCAGCGCAAGAAGCTAAGGCAGCATCCGAAGCACAGAATATTGCCGGTCAACAAGCAGCGCGCCAA GTGAAGGCTCAACTGGCAGAGAAGGCGGTTCAAGCTGCGAAAGCCGCCGAGGTGGCTTTATCGGGTAAGGAAGCGATGGTTGAACAGTTGCAAGAGGAAGTGAAGGAGGCTCAATTGGTGGTTCAAGAAGAAACATTTTCCCTGCAGCAAGCGCAGAATGACGTCAATGCCGCGGTCCAAGCGGTGAAACAGTCACAAGATCAG TTGAAAGTATTGGTCAATGCAGTACGTACAGCCAAATCAAACGCGGCGAACGCACGGACAGTTGCTAGCGGAGCACAGAGATCGTTGCAAGAAAAAGAACAGATGGTCAAAGCAGCCAAGAGGCGAGTGGACGCGCTGTCGAATCGATTGCAAAGTGCTAGGCAGAGTCTCGCAAATACAAATCGTGCAGCGGCCAAAGCTAATGCTGCCGCACACGAGGCAAAGGCGAATGCCGCTAGAAACAAAAGGAAATTAGCACATCCCAGAAAAATGAGCATGCAAAGACGTATATAG
- the LOC139105847 gene encoding mitochondrial intermediate peptidase isoform X2, which produces MLRIIQKQILQNVSSRKLNTWSPLATAFNSTINDDNHSVHAIKKETGLFGIPELKTEDGFDILKNRALADVDVLIEEATSKDRKRKMVEIFDELSNTLCKVADMAEFIRIAHPDERYVRAAEDACITISGVVEKLNTHRELYDSLKRVTSNRDTQVTSDIDDHVAKLFLFDFEQCGIHLPEKERRKVVELNDYILQVGQRFMAGAVTPRTVDANVLSDVIRQYFVTENGQILVQGFYIDSSNTAVREAAYKLFLFPDKEQEYLLHELLHSRHLLAEYCGFASYAHRAVKGSTVKSPDVVNEFLDILNDNLQPKAAQDFQEMQKMKNAESRIKQELMPWDTPYFMAKAKKAWLNISSAELAPYFSLGACMEGLNFLTQSLYRVKLESVPVLSGEVWANNVHKLAVIDEEEGTLGYIYCDFYERTGKPNQDCHFTIQGGKQLSDGSYQIPIVVLVLSLPHPRWSNPCLLSPASVDNLFHEMGHALHSMLGRTKYQHVTGTRCSTDFAEVPSVLMEYFASDPRVVSKFAKHFQTRESIPENLLHKLCASKNIFYASELQNQVFYSKLDQVYHSGKLAKSTTEILEDVQKKYYGLPYVKNTAWQLRFSHLVGYGAKYYSYLISRAIAAWIWQSYFHNDPFCRSSGIRYRKECLAHGGGKPASLLVSDFLNKEANAVTFAKSLINEVDMKNMRVQR; this is translated from the exons ATGTTACGAATAATTCagaaacaaattttgcaaaacgtaTCGAGCAGAAAGTTAAACACATGGTCGCCCCTTGCTACAGCATTTAATTCTACTATTAACGATGATAATCATTCGGTGCATGCAATCAAGAAAGAAACG GGGTTGTTCGGTATTCCGGAGCTAAAAACTGAGGATGGCTttgacatattaaaaaatcgtgCATTGGCAGATGTGGACGTTCTAATTGAGGAAGCAACGAGcaaagacagaaaacgaaaaatggTGGAGATATTCGATGAATTATCTAACACGTTATGTAAAGTAGCAGACATGGCAGAATTTATTAGAATTGCTCATCCTGACGAACGATACGTTCGAGCTGCTGAAGATGCTTGTATAACAATTAGCGGTGTAGTTGAAAA GTTGAATACACATCGCGAGCTGTATGATTCGTTAAAGAGAGTGACAAGTAACAGAGATACTCAAGTGACATCTGATATAGATGACCATGTAGCTAAATTATTCTTGTTTGATTTTGAACAATGTGGCATACATTTgccagagaaagaaagaagaaaagtagTTGAACTTAACGATTATATCCTACaa GTAGGTCAAAGGTTTATGGCTGGTGCAGTTACTCCAAGGACAGTCGACGCCAATGTGTTATCAGACGTTATCAGGCAGTA TTTTGTAACGGAGAATGGTCAGATATTAGTACAAGGATTTTACATAGATTCTTCTAATACCGCTGTTCGCGAAGCAGCgtacaaattgtttttgttCCCGGATAAGGAGCAAGAATATTTGTTGCACGAACTTTTACACTCACGGCATTTGCTGGCAGAATATTGTGGATTTGCATCGTATGCACACAg AGCTGTAAAAGGGAGTACAGTGAAATCGCCAGACGTAGTAAACGAATTTCTTGATATCTTAAACGATAATTTGCAGCCTAAAGCGGCGCAAGATTTTCAAGAAATGCAAAAGATGAAAAATGCTGAATCGCGCATAAAACAA gaatTGATGCCATGGGATACCCCCTATTTTATGGCGAAAGCAAAAAAAGCTTGGTTAAACATTTCTTCTGCTGAACTTGCTccatatttttctctcggtgCTTGTATGGAAGGTTTAAACTTCCTTACACAGTCATTGTACAGAGTTAAACTCGAATCTGTTCCAGTATTATCTGGAGAAGTGTGGGCGAATAACGTTCACAAGTTAGCTGTAATAGATGAGGAAGAAGGAACCTTAGGTTACATCTACTGTGATTTCTACGAAAGGACAGGAAAACCTAATCAAGACTGCCACTTTACGATCCAAGGTGGAAAACAACTTTCAGATGGCTCTTATCAA ATTCCCATAGTTGTACTGGTGTTATCATTGCCGCATCCACGTTGGTCAAACCCCTGTTTATTAAGTCCGGCATCTGTGGACAATTTGTTTCATGAAATGGGACATGCGTTACATTCTATGCTCGGTCGAACAAAGTATCAACATGTTACTGGTACGAGATGCAGCACAGATTTCGCAGAAGTTCCAAGCGTGTTAATGGAATATTTCGCAAGTGATCCTAgg gTTGTATCAAAGTTTGCCAAGCATTTTCAAACTCGAGAATCGATTccagaaaatttattacacaaatTATGTGCCtcgaaaaacatattttatgcCTCCGAATTGCAGAATCAGGTATTCTATAGTAAGTTAGATCAAGTATATCACAGTGGTAAATTAGCAAAATCCACTACTGAGATTTTAGAAGAtgtacaaaagaaatattacggTCTTCCATATGTGAAAAATACG GCATGGCAATTGAGATTCTCTCATTTAGTTGGGTATGGTGCAAAATATTACTCTTATTTAATATCTCGTGCAATTGCCGCCTGGATTTGGCAAAGCTATTTTCACAACGATCCGTTCTGTCGGTCATCGGGCATTCGTTATCGAAAAGAATGCTTAGCGCACGGGGGTGGTAAACCGGCTTCACTGTTAGTGTCTGATTTTCTAAATAAGGAAGCTAACGCTGTTACATTTGCCAAATCGTTAATCAACGAAGTTGATATGAAAAATATGCGTGtgcaaagataa
- the LOC139105849 gene encoding antifreeze protein Maxi-like — protein MKILMIFLAYVTIVHCGKAKKQTHGHDAHNQEVIGYEFEYADNGAPGLSLIESNPHYVEAAPVVAIAASGHRSGHLIRPGYSVGGPLASIAKGAADQAHTQLNQQPAAAGQAAYVAKNTLAQAAAQSAATAAAALAGKQIIVMGLEQQSRDAHVAVNGEKQQLQQAQRAAAAAKNAAQQAMHQVQVITTALNAAQATAEHAAQAAAETAAELAAQTTMVGQAKARAEAIDEQLAAARLDFETTQAAAQKAANAAQAAQSNAAAAAAHAAKTAAAAAPTNHPGHPVSLHDAESLGFGINALPIDAYEYQSYH, from the exons ATGAAGATCTTGATGATATTTCTGGCATATGTGACTATCGTACATTGTGGCAAAGCTAAAAAGCAGACTCATGGTCATGATGCTCATAATCAAGAAGTAATCGGTTATGAATTTGAATATGCAGACAATGGTGCACCCGGTTTAAGTTTAATCGAGTCGAATCCTCATTACGTTGAAGCTGCTCCTGTGGTAGCAATCGCGGCGAGTGGTCATCGCTCGGGTCACCTTATTCGACCTGGTTACAGCGTGGGTGGTCCTTTGGCCAGCATAGCCAAAG GAGCCGCTGACCAGGCTCACACACAATTGAATCAACAACCAGCGGCCGCTGGACAGGCAGCATATGTGGCTAAAAACACATTGGCTCAAGCAGCAGCACAATCCGCGGCAACTGCCGCTGCAGCCTTAGCCGGCAAGCAAATTATAGTAATGGGTTTAGAACAGCAATCGAGAGACGCGCATGTCGCGGTGAATGGTGAGAAACAACAATTGCAACAAGCTCAACGTGCGGCCGCGGCTGCAAAAAACGCAGCGCAACAAGCGATGCACCAAGTGCAAGTGATCACCACGGCATTAAACGCGGCCCAGGCAACTGCCGAACACGCTGCGCAAGCGGCAGCCGAGACCGCAGCCGAACTGGCGGCGCAAACGACGATGGTGGGCCAGGCAAAAGCACGTGCTGAAGCGATTGACGAGCAGCTCGCAGCAGCACGTTTGGACTTTGAAACAACGCAAGCGGCAGCTCAAAAAGCCGCCAATGCTGCTCAAGCTGCACAGAGCAATGCTGCAGCCGCGGCCGCGCACGCCGCTAAGACCGCAGCTGCGGCTGCACCAACAAACCATCCAGGTCATCCAGTCTCTTTACATGATGCTGAATCACTTGGTTTTGGAATAAATGCCCTACCCATAGATGCTTATGAATATCAGAGTTATCATTAA